The Phaenicophaeus curvirostris isolate KB17595 chromosome 6, BPBGC_Pcur_1.0, whole genome shotgun sequence genome segment CGTTCAGTAGaaactgtttctgaatgtcCAAAGCAATGAGATTTCCTCTCCTGGAAGGTATTGCAATGCAGAGATTACATTTCACCTTTTCAGACATCACTTTTATTTATCCCTTTATTGTACTAAACAAATCCTCGGTTTCTTTTATGATAAATGCCATCTAAATATATAGAGAGGTGTGAGGTGAGATTCATCTCACCTCATTTTCATTATGTGAAGCCTGGACATCTAGTTAAAGCTCATCATCCTCTATGTGACCTCTTTTGCTCATGGGAAGAGAGGAATCTCTCTGGGGTACTAGTCAACCTTCTGCGTGGGGTGAATTGCCTACCAGAGCCACAGATACCTTAGATGACACATGTAACTTTTACATATCTGAAGTTACTCCCTGCTTGGTGATGTAGGGGTGTGTGTACAGAAACCTTTTTAAGACGGCTTTGaatcttcctttcctccttcttacTGCTGCTTGTGAAATGGATACCCTTGCTTGAGTCAGCATCTGTGACACAAACTACATCCTCTCTTTGGCAAGATCCTATTTTAAGCTTTCCATCAGAGGCCACAGCTATTTGTGTCATTGTCAAAACTCTTCAAGAGGTCCGGTGACATTGATGGTAGGTCTTTTAGTAGCCAAAGGTTCTGCAGTAACATAAATAGGATCAGCATCACTAAGTGCAGGTGAAAGAAAAGCCAGCTGCACATCCTTTCTGTCTCCCTTGGCAACAGCATCCTGCCAACAAAAACTGCTGCCAAGTAGAGGCTGCAAAGGAAGGGATGTGCATTTGCAAAGCTGGGACTGGACAAGCTTTGTGTGAGAGGGGAGCTGTCAGACCAAGGAACATTcatgtgcttttaaaattattttttatttgttccaTGTGTTTTGGGGCAAGGGAATCACCAATCACTTCTGTCCTTATGAagagttttcatttgaaattcctAATTATGATCTCTGCAATTTTGAGCCATATTTTTCCATCCATGAGAGCACACAGGGAGGAAATTTGTGGTGAGTTACTACATACAGATGTAGCAAATCCTCCAGCAAAGGTTAAAATACGTGGCATGGTTCTCTTGTTACGCCAGCTGCAGCTTCATGCTAAAACATTGTTTCAGCAGTAAGCTCTTAATCAGCCCTGAATTCTAGAAACTGCTAAACAAGCTGATATTTGAAaggaccattttttttttataatgtgcTAATTATCTTGATTTAGAAAAACCTTCAGGGTGGGGAACAGTAAGGGTGAAAAGTGGCCTGCAAATGGCAGGAAGAAAGGGAGCGTCAGCATAAGAGCACAAAAATGCGAAGTAGATCTGAGATTATTATTTGTACTCTATCTTTCCACATCCTCCATGAAGTGATCATGGCTGTGAAAACAAGAGTTTGTATAGCTGTGAGTGAAATATACTTGTGACATAATACATGTGCCTACCTAGTCTTTCTGATTGGGACATCAGGTCCCCAAAATCAGCATCGCGGTCACTGTTGGAGGCCCTGTAGCTGCTAGTGCTGCCAAATCTCAAACCTATTGTCACAGTATAATTCCTTTCTGATTTGGCCGTGTTGTCAAGAAAGAAGGCTGGCTGCAACATGCTTGTGTCTTAAGTCCTGAAAAGGTATAATAAAAGAGAAGGcagtggcttttctttcttgcaaaaTATTAGGAATTAATTTTGGGAGAAGCTCATGTAACAAACTGCTCAGGCTGTTGCAGCAGCCCTGCATACAACAGGGACTGTAAATCAAAGACTGACTCTGACTCCTGGGGGATTCATAAACTGCTCTCAAGGAGCCCCCAACTTGTTGCTCTCTTAATATCTCCCTACGCCTTTTGAGGTATTGGCATTTGGCTGCACAGGACACATTTTTGTGCTCTTAGGGCAGTGTGTTCTTCCAGACACCCAGCTGTGCTACAGAGAAAGGgagggacaggaaaaaaaaagaataaatggaAGAATGGAGGCAGGATTATGGAGCTGTGGACTTATTTATGGTTGCAAAGTATAAATTGTCCATTCATCACTGAGGAGTgaggaaataaaacacagaacatGCGTTTTGATgccaaggaaagagaaggagagaagaggatCACTACTTCATTCCCCGTATTTTCCTCTGACAGGAATATTAATAACATTAGAGATAATTGAATGAAGTGGAAAGTCTGGTGGAGGTACAGAAGCAGGAGGTAGATCTTTAAAATCCATTTACACACAAAAAGCTAAATGCTGTGCTGGAGGGAGGGCACTCTGCCTTGAAACAGGGACTGAACAGCCTCACAAGGACGTGCAGCTGGGgtgcttgtttttgttttgttcccaGAAAACACAAACTGCCAGCAATCTTCTGGCATCTGAATAGACTCGTGTCAGACAAACTGTATCTAGACTTGATGGGAAACTAAGCTGGAATACCAAGCAGCCCTTCTATCTGCTGGCAGAGAGAGTGACTGGCTCAGTAAGTAATCCTGCCTTGCAGTTGCAAAGGCACCTCCGTAAAGGAGCGAGCCCTCTCACTGCACAGCCCTGCAAGACACGCCTGCCTGGGCTGTCTCTGTCCTCATTCCTCCAAACCATTTCCAACAATAACAGCAATTCCTGCCCGCAGCTGCCTCATTAGGGAgaagatgtatttttcttttttctactgAGGGATGAAGTTTCCAAATCTGTGTGATGTGAGCAGGTGAGGATGTCTGCTGACAAGTCCAAATGATATTTTCAGGTAAGTGATTACCTTGAACAAGCAGATAAAGTCAggctctttctttttattacctTTCTCTCAGTAATTACTGTTGTCTTAGATTGTCAGTAAGCCTTTCAAAAGGTTCAACAGCTCAGATGTCTGCATATATTTAGGTGAACAGGAGATCTGAAGCATTTCTAAAGCACCTATTCCCATAGTATCTGTGATCTCCAGTGCAGTCTGAGAATGAATTGGGAGCTGCCTGCTCTGTAACTGCACGGCACCGTCCTATTTGTATCACACATTGTCTAAATCCCTGGAGgaccagaaattaattttgatttactAACTCACTCTCCCAAAGTCTGTGATAAAAGTGCATCTTAGAGGCAATAATGGTATTCTGCAATGGTTTTATATCATTAAAGGACTGAGACATCCACATGAAAACTGTAGCAACCGTTACTGTTGTTGCACAGGGAGTGTCAGTGAGTACTGCTTAATTTGTGTTTGTACACATGATTTTGAAAGCTTCTGCTGATGCTGTTTTATGTTACTGCAAATAGAACTGTTACTCTGTGTGTCTTATTCTCTGCATTTTACCAAATACCTTGGTGTATTGAAGTTGGGGTTGGCCACCCTGACAAATACTTAAAAGGGATAGCAGACAATAACTTGCAAGTTAGTATACAGGAGTTCTGGTGTGACAGCCACTGAAAGacaggcagggaagagaaattTTCTATGCAGAGTAAcctactttttcttccctcagttCTGCCACCAATCACGGGGATGAAATTTCTGTGACTCTTTGTACAAAGACTGCTTTATTCTGAGTGAAAATCATGTTGCTTTGGCAGATTATAAAGAAAATGACCATAACAAAGATAATGATACTTATTTCTGCATGGATTCTGTATATCAATGATTCATTTTGATCCTGGTAATGTTTTGGGATTGCTGAGAGACATGTGAGAGTTAATAGTGTCATGCAACAAGCTTTTATTACAACAATAACATTGCTGTTGCTTTGGGCAGGTTTTGCACAATCTTCTCTCACTATTAATAAGTAAAGACTGTTAAAAGTACAGAGATGCTTCAGCATCCTGTATGCTGCCAACATGTGCCCCAGCCCTGCGTCTGTAGATAATGGGTCCTTTGTAGGACGGCTCCCTTTGCTTCCCTTGCCCACGGCAGTCAGAGGTAATGAGTCCAGCAGTAGGTCTATGCACAAAAagttcttcctgacttcctagAGCAAAAATGTTTGCCAAGTACTGCGCTGTGTGGCTCTGTTTGTCTTGCTGCGAGGTCTGAGGTAGCAGAGGCCAGAAGAGGTCAAATGCCAGACAGCTCGTTGTGCTTATCCATTTGCTGTAGAAAATGTGAATGCACAGCTCAAAAGTTTCCATTGTACCTTTGGCAATTAGGACTTTGTCCAAAGCCTACTGAAGTCATTGGGAACCTTTCCATAGGCTTTAGATCAGAAGTTATGTAAGTTTGTGTTGTTTAAAAGGAGGGCGTGGGGAGGCTGAAGGTGTGAGCTGGCTTGATAGCCTCATGCCTGCTCTGCCATATTATGCAAAAAGGCTGATCTGGAAGTGCCCATGAAGTCTCCTGTGCAGCACCAGGCAGTAGTAACTCCTAAATGAAGACTTTTTAATGCTGTCCTATGCCAGGACATGGGCTCCTAGCTGGGGCTTGCAACATCCTGAGATAAAACGGTCTGAGAATATCAGCTCCTGGGGCCTGGACCGCTTTGTTTCCTGGTTTTGAGGGAGGCAGATCTGCCTCCTGCCTGCATATAAAAGGGTTGTGAGGAAGTTCCCAAGCCATTCTTAAAAGCTGGACTTGGGCTAGGCTCCCTGTGGTTTTCAtagttttggaaagcaaaatattcctAACCCCCAACTTTCCTGAGACTCACTGAGGACATCAGCTGCAGTCTTTTAAAGCATTGCTGTAAAAgaacttcttcattttcttcacgTACAAAACTGTACACACTATTTCTTGACTCCTCCTGTGAGTGTATTATGGAAAGAAGTGCTGCAGGGAGCTCCTGTTGAGATTTGAACCATTGCACCATTATGTCAGGAAGGAGTTTTTATGGCTAAATGCACATCACCCTTTGTGTACACTCCACTTGTcactctgctgctcctcatCCTCAAGTTAATTAATTTTGTACTTAGTATTCCCTTTTGGTGCAGCGTGCAAGACCAGAGGATGACACAACCAACACCACCAAGATGTGAGATCAATCAGCCTTATCATTAGGTTTGAATGGTTTTAATGTAGTCGTATAATCAGACTCCAAAAGTGGGTATGCGACACAGCATTTAAAAGGCAAACCAGTTTGACCCCTTCTGAGCATGAGCTCCTGTACCTTAGAAATGGACCCCTATTAAAAAACTTAATGGTGTGAACTGACCTTTGAAAATGCAATTAATTATTGTTATTTGCTATAATGTGCTTACATCAATCTGTATTACCATTATGCCAGGATGTAGTAAGGACTTACCCAAAGGGCTCATGCTCTAGGGTCAGTCCTAAGAGCCTTAAGCAGCCCAAATTGAAGGATTTTGGCAAAGGACTGCAGGACTGTGCTTTGAACTGATCAAGAGTATCTGCTCTGTACCATCTCATCTGGGATATCAACACTTTGTCCATGACAACTTAGCAGCCAGAAGGTTTCCTTTCAGTGGTAGTTTGGTTGAGGACAAGTTAAGGCACTGGGGGGCAATTGTCATCCTACCCACCATTGTACTTTTCTGAGTGCAGGTGCATTTGTGAAGCAGAGGCAATGGGTTGGGAAGGAGAGAAATTTGAAGGGGTTGGTTAAGTGTATTTTTGTGGCAAATGCCTCCTGCACCTTAGTAGGTAAATtcagaataatattttcctAGGCTTAAACTAAAGTTGCTCGACAAGGCAGTCTAATATCTGGGATCTCAATAAGAGTCCCACTTCGTAGGACATTATACATCATCAAGTGGTAGAAAAGTAAGCAGGAGCTCTGGGCAATCAGGTCACCACAAATCCATCCAGAGCATGCTTAGGTGATGATGCAGAGCATCTGAAAATACCAGTTTCAGgtttacttttgttttccagttgaCTATTAATCAATTATAAAGCTAATTAATTCTCCTTAAAGGGCCAGCAAAGCCAACTGTGAAGTCCTTCTTATCAGCTGATTCTCCCTAAATATACAGCACTGGCTATTTTTACAATAATCTGCTAAgttgaatattttttcagtagtgAGGGACACACATTAGCTCTGGTTGTTGCTGAAGGAGTTACTGTGGTCCATTCAACCAGTGAAAAAATAGTCCAAGAATCTAGGCTAGTGAGGCCACAGTGGCTCTGCAGAGGCTGTTAAAGGGAGTCTAGCAGATGAACAACGCTAACTGCACAGCCTGAGACAGCCAAATGTCATGAGGGTTATTGTTTATTGTCAGTTAAATTACTTCTGATGTAGTATTTGCTTTGAATAATTATTCATATTCTACAAGCCACTTAAAGGTACTAGCTAAAAGCATCTGGCTTCCCGTGCCTGATGTGTGGTGACCTGCTACCACAACACACGGTCCCAGGGAGATTATAAATCTTTATAGCGGCAAACTTACGCTTTATCGCATTTCAGGAAGAGGAGATAGACATCAGGTAGGTTTTTAGCTAGCGATCAGGGTTTCTGACACCAGGGCACAATGTACAGAGAAACCGACAGCTTTCTTATTCCTTAAAGAATATCCTGGGGAAAATCATTAACTCAACAGAGGTGTTTTTCTGCACATGTAATGTAAGAGAAAGTAGTTACACTAGGAACATAAAAAAATTTTAGCAGGCATTACAATCATTATAATGTGGTAGCTAATAAAATCTGCCAACAGACTTTTATCTTGTGTGCTTAGAACAGCAGGCCTAAAGTTTCCTGAAAGATTATCTCAGTGCACCAAATCCAAAATAAATTGTCATTCCTTcctctttgaatttgttctGTGGCAGCAACTTGTGTTGGCATAAAATATTAGCCATATGGACACTAGAATATCTGCTTTGACCTTGACCTCAGAGTAAGTGCTGCCAAAAATGTGAAGATAACTCCTGCCTTTCATTTCCAAGAGTGATGATCCGTAAGTATAGCACGATCTGCTCTCCTGGTTCCATCTCAGCGCACAGAAtaagtgttttttctttgaCTAGGTGTTCTGCTAAAAGCATATTGTCTGTGGCTGGCTAGGAACTGAGAAGCAGTATCCCAGAGGATGGTTTATTTGGCAGAGAGTTTTagttcagaaatgaaaacaaaaatatgagtTAGTTTTCGCATCAGGCAGTGAGAAGTGCATTGCTTGTAATTGGCTCTCACTATGTTATCCAGTCAGTGTTTTCATCTTCTGGATACTCTGCAAAGTAACAGGAGGCCACTGGGGGCAAGATGAGATGAATTTTGTTGGTTGCAGAGCTCTGCGCTATTCTGATTCAGAAGTAACGGTGAGCAATCAAAGTAAAGCATTTAGCTGGGTGAGAGGAATAAGTACTGCTCCTTTGGTGAGTTCTTGCTACGTGCGTTGCACTGCTTGTGAATAGGTGTGACTGATATACAGGACTCACACATTTCAAGGTATTTACATATGCCCAACATGCAACAGCACCCTAGGGCCCAGTAGACACCTAATCAGAgatcttctttcattttctgaactcaccatcttccttttctgctggtgCCCATAACAGATATTCCCCAGTAGGGTAGAACTAAATTGCGTGACAGTGCTCACAGAGAAAGCTGGCAAGCCTGGGAAGGGTAGAAGATGGGGCAGGGATGTACTCCACAGTCTTGGCTGGAAGCTGTCGTCACCTACTTTGGAGTCCTACAGCTTTGACTAACTTGTCTCCCTGATTTGTTAAGACTGTGACAACATTTTTCACCGTGACACCACTGGTTGAAATTCACACTAGCACAATGCTAATGGTGCCATCTGATGATGCTCAGTGGACTGTGCAAAATGGATTTATTCCGTGTGCTTCCTAGTGGGCAGAGATCCACATTACTCTCAACAACTTCAACATATGGAAATGGTGACGTGTGATTGATGTGGTCCCTGCAGGTCACGCTAACTCCCAGTGTATTAGCCCTGCATCCCGGGGAGGCTTATGCCACTGCAGCTGCCCACGTCCATTATCCATCCTATGAATAAATGGAAGAATTGATGTTCCCAGCAGTGTGAATCTAGCATGTCATAAAATGATGTGTGCTACAGAGGGTGGCAGGAGGCAAATTTCACACAATCCAGTCCTACAGCACATGTGAGCACAGACTAGATTACAACCAAACATTTGTATGTGGGTGCAAAGGGTAGTTGTGTTAGATTGAGTCAGACTCCTAGTAATCAatatggcttttaaaaatggCTGTGGtagctgtgttttcttgttcatttttaaCATTTGGAGATTTGCCACATCTCATACTCTAAAATAAGTGACTAGATTTTCCGAAGTTACTAAGTAAAGGACAGCATATAACTCTCATCAGACTTTCCTTCTTGACCTAATTTTCAGCAAGGGCTAAGCAGCTGCTCTCTCAAAAAACAGATTGCTTAATGGCATCCAAGACTGGAGGCAGCCAAATTTAGGATTTTGCAGCCAAAAGAATTAGCGGACTAAGGTTCCCCATAATGATGCGGACATTCATCTCGAAGCCTTCTGgccaaaacaaaaatgaaaacatcttttGTTTCTACCCCTGAAGAGTAGGATGCTTTGTAGCTTCTGTAGACAAACTGCCTGCCTATGGCACTTCAAAGCACTCTCCTGAGTCCATACCACAagctcctctccctctttcctatACAGATTCCCTTCAACCTTCCCGTTAGCACCTCACTGCTCCCATGGCCATGGGGCCACCTCAGCCCTTGtggatttttctctctcttcctgctTCCCCAGAGAAGCCAACAAAGATGAATGGTAACTCTTCTGTCCTCTGCAGAACATGGAAGTCATTCCTTCCTTCCAGACATGCAAGCTATGCTCTTCCCTGTCCACCAGTCCCTCCCTGGTGactcattttctctgttttttttctccaggtgTTCTACTGATCTTGGCACTGACAGAAGAGCTGGTGTTTTCTGTTCAGGTACTGTCTCCCACTGCCTCCTCCTCTCAGGGCTTCCCGATGGACACTACCACTATCACAGCCATGGGAACAACACCTCGCCACAAAGAGCGCTACGTGGCAGAGCCCCTTCCCACGTCCACTCGCGCCATTCCCCAACCTATCAGCCCGGCGGAGAAAGTCCCTTCCACTGGGCAAGAGCAAGGAAGAGGCCCCCGCGTCAGCGAAAAGGAAACGTATCATTTATACAATCAGAGTGCTTTGTACTCGGGACAGACTCGCCCCAAGGGGAAAATATTCCAGGTTTTCAAAGGCAACTTCACAGAGTCCTCAGAGCCTTACCTAAAGACAACCTTGCACTCACCTTTTCCTGCCCTGAGGAGCCCTTTCACAGACCACCCGTTTCCGTCCCAGACCACAACATCCAATGATCCCAATGGCACAGGGTTGGCAAGAACTACACACTCAGACCCTTCTCCCCACCACAATGCCTCGGGAAGCCTTAGAGAAGCAGAACAAGGGGACAGGGCCAAGCTAGTGGTTCAGGAGGCAGATTTTGCCACCACAACTGCTGGACCATCAAATGATCCTGAGGCAGTGTCGGTGCCTTTTAAACCCACCCACTACAGTGTATGGGATATTCTGAGCAAAAACAACTCTTGGGTAACCTTGAATCTCAGTACCAATGTCCCTCTGTTTGCTGGTCCTGGatctgcaacagcagcagcgGGTCACTCCGTTCAGACCAGTTTTGATGTCAGCGTCTCCTCCCCGGCAGTGGGAGACCCCAAAGGACCTGCTCCAACGCAGCATGGTGCAGTGACTAATGTGACCTTGCTGGGCAGTGTTCTGTCTGCAGCACCTGCCACAAGGTTGTCCAGCTCCATTTCCACAGCTGGTTCCACCGCCACTGGGAACTTCCTA includes the following:
- the TMEM108 gene encoding transmembrane protein 108 isoform X3; its protein translation is MIFSGVLLILALTEELVFSVQVLSPTASSSQGFPMDTTTITAMGTTPRHKERYVAEPLPTSTRAIPQPISPAEKVPSTGQEQGRGPRVSEKETYHLYNQSALYSGQTRPKGKIFQVFKGNFTESSEPYLKTTLHSPFPALRSPFTDHPFPSQTTTSNDPNGTGLARTTHSDPSPHHNASGSLREAEQGDRAKLVVQEADFATTTAGPSNDPEAVSVPFKPTHYSVWDILSKNNSWVTLNLSTNVPLFAGPGSATAAAGHSVQTSFDVSVSSPAVGDPKGPAPTQHGAVTNVTLLGSVLSAAPATRLSSSISTAGSTATGNFLNRLVPAGTWKPGVQGNISHVTEGDKPQHRATICLSKMDIAWIILAISVPISSCSVLLTVCCMRRKKKTSNPENNLSYWNNAITMDYFNRHAVELPREIQSLETSEDHLSEPRSPANGDYCDSGMVLVNPFCQETLFVGHEQVSEI
- the TMEM108 gene encoding transmembrane protein 108 isoform X1, which translates into the protein MKRSSQVLYCQLFSVLLILALTEELVFSVQVLSPTASSSQGFPMDTTTITAMGTTPRHKERYVAEPLPTSTRAIPQPISPAEKVPSTGQEQGRGPRVSEKETYHLYNQSALYSGQTRPKGKIFQVFKGNFTESSEPYLKTTLHSPFPALRSPFTDHPFPSQTTTSNDPNGTGLARTTHSDPSPHHNASGSLREAEQGDRAKLVVQEADFATTTAGPSNDPEAVSVPFKPTHYSVWDILSKNNSWVTLNLSTNVPLFAGPGSATAAAGHSVQTSFDVSVSSPAVGDPKGPAPTQHGAVTNVTLLGSVLSAAPATRLSSSISTAGSTATGNFLNRLVPAGTWKPGVQGNISHVTEGDKPQHRATICLSKMDIAWIILAISVPISSCSVLLTVCCMRRKKKTSNPENNLSYWNNAITMDYFNRHAVELPREIQSLETSEDHLSEPRSPANGDYCDSGMVLVNPFCQETLFVGHEQVSEI
- the TMEM108 gene encoding transmembrane protein 108 isoform X2; translation: MKRSSQVLYCQLFSVLLILALTEELVFSVQVLSPTASSSQGFPMDTTTITAMGTTPRHKERYVAEPLPTSTRAIPQPISPAEKVPSTGQEQGRGPRVSEKETYHLYNQSALYSGQTRPKGKIFQVFKGNFTESSEPYLKTTLHSPFPALRSPFTDHPFPSQTTTSNDPNGTGLARTTHSDPSPHHNASGSLREAEQGDRAKLVVQEADFATTTAGPSNDPEAVSVPFKPTHYSVWDILSKNNSWVTLNLSTNVPLFAGPGSATAAAGHSVQTSFDVSVSSPAVGDPKGPAPTQHGAVTNVTLLGSVLSAAPATRLSSSISTAGSTATGNFLNRLVPAGTWKPGVQGNISHVTEGDKPQHRATICLSKMDIAWIILAISVPISSCFLLTVCCMRRKKKTSNPENNLSYWNNAITMDYFNRHAVELPREIQSLETSEDHLSEPRSPANGDYCDSGMVLVNPFCQETLFVGHEQVSEI